In Gammaproteobacteria bacterium, the DNA window AAGCCCATCGCAATTTCATAAGAAATGGCTTGCGCTGAAGCTCTTATCGCACCATACATTGCATATTTAGAATTAGACGCCCAACCCGCAATTAAAACGCCATAAATACCCAACGAGGTCATCGCTAATACATATAACAAACCTAAATTAATATTCGCGATCACCCAGCCTGAATTCACCGGAATCACTGCCCAAGCAGAAAGTGCCGTACCAATGCTAATCATCGGCGCAATGATAAATAGAAATTTATTCGACGCAGTAGGAATAATGAGCTCTTTTTGCAACATTTTTAAAACGTCAGCGAAAGGTTGTAATAATCCTTTAAAACCCACACGATTAGGACCCAAGCGCCCTTGCATATAGCCAATGACTTTACGTTCTGCATAAGTTAAATAGGCAACGCTTAAAATCACTACGATAAGTAGCGCTAAAATTTTAATGACTAACCAAATTAATGCAAATAGTGCTTCTAACATTTTATAATCTCTATATAACCCGATGCATTACCTAACTGCGCCGCAAGTGTTGTTCCCCCTGCAATAAACACAGCGCCAATTGCTACTTGATTGTTGATGGCAATTTCACTTGACACAAGTGCTTCATCTTGTTTGATCTGTACTGCTTGTCCATCAATCAATTGCAATTGATTGGCCGTTTCTGCATGAATATGCACAGCTTCAAAACGAGTTTCAACTGCGCGTTGATTTAATGCGCGCGCACGACGAACCAAACTATCTGAGCGATAATCTGGCCAGGCGGTGATGCGTTCTAATTGGTTTACATGTGGCATCACAGCGGACGACTGGCCGGTAGCTCCTACATATTGCAGTCGCGAGTGGACGTCGGGGCTGCTGACCTGTTGTCTTTCTTGATAGTCTAATGATTTCAATATATCTTCGCTGCTTTCAAAATCAAATGCAGGCACATCCAATAAATTTCCTAACACGCGATAAATCTTCCACCCTGGTCGCGCTTCACCTTTAGGCGCAACACATCCCGAAAATGAATGTTGTTCGCCAGCAAGATTAATGAACGTTCCAGAAGTTTCAGTAAACGCCGCGCAAGGTAGTAAAACCTTCGCCACTTTTTTTAAGTTTTCACTGACAAAAGGCGTCACTGCAATAACCATATCAGCGGATAATAAGTTTTGCTGCAATTGATCTGGATTCGCCACATCGTATTCAGGTTCAATACCGTGCAATAGATAGGCTTTCATTGGTAAATGGCTTCTTTCTGCTGGCGCACTGACTTGATAGCATCCTACCGCATTAGCACCTTCGGGCAATTGCGCGAAAATGCTTTGTGTATCAGTAGCAAATTTATTTAATAAAGATTGAATGATGGATGCATCGGGATGGTTTAATGCGTTTTCACCCATGATGATTAGGGAATGTAGGGGCAGGTCTTGTGCCTGCCCTTCACGAATTGCAGCAACAAATTCAGATGGCTTAACAATTGTTTCGCTGGCTAAATCAAAATGATATGGATGTTTTATCATATCAATCACATGCACTTTTGCGCCTTTCAATGCCGCTTTACGCACAAGATGCGCTAAAATCGGTTGGTCATTTCTGAGATGACTCCCCACCAACACAATCGTTTGCTGATTTTCGATTTCAGCAATTGGGATATTTAATCCGGGTACAACAGTTAATCTGGGATCTGTTTGACGCAAATTATAATTAATTTGTGAACTTTCTAGATGCCGCCATAAACGCTTAATTAAATAAGCTTCTTCTAAGGTACTGTTAGGGGATATTAGTGCGCCGATTTGATTAGCCCCATGCGCCGATTTGA includes these proteins:
- a CDS encoding molybdopterin-dependent oxidoreductase → IIDLCPVGALLSKPFLYKARAWELKAYHSIASHDGVGSHLSVHTRRGEVMRVTARENETINETWISDRDRYSYEGLNQDRLTQPCIKDETGEWREVTWPVALNFVANALEKIKSAHGANQIGALISPNSTLEEAYLIKRLWRHLESSQINYNLRQTDPRLTVVPGLNIPIAEIENQQTIVLVGSHLRNDQPILAHLVRKAALKGAKVHVIDMIKHPYHFDLASETIVKPSEFVAAIREGQAQDLPLHSLIIMGENALNHPDASIIQSLLNKFATDTQSIFAQLPEGANAVGCYQVSAPAERSHLPMKAYLLHGIEPEYDVANPDQLQQNLLSADMVIAVTPFVSENLKKVAKVLLPCAAFTETSGTFINLAGEQHSFSGCVAPKGEARPGWKIYRVLGNLLDVPAFDFESSEDILKSLDYQERQQVSSPDVHSRLQYVGATGQSSAVMPHVNQLERITAWPDYRSDSLVRRARALNQRAVETRFEAVHIHAETANQLQLIDGQAVQIKQDEALVSSEIAINNQVAIGAVFIAGGTTLAAQLGNASGYIEIIKC